From a single Oncorhynchus nerka isolate Pitt River linkage group LG11, Oner_Uvic_2.0, whole genome shotgun sequence genomic region:
- the synrg gene encoding synergin gamma isoform X7, whose amino-acid sequence MAMGMQAPGMQFMGQPQFMSMRGPGPQYTADMQKQMAEEHQKRLEQQQRMLEEDRKRRQFEEQKQKLRLLSSVKPKGQMGASRDDALEAIKGNLDGFSRDAKMHPTPSSHPKKPDSSPSHSSVTSHSLPPAFPDDEFSDFMQGPLDASSSFPPSSQAHPHSLDPGPGQRPSSAPFPQSLPASMSILTATQHSTVNSSSPSAFQGPSLEEKLFSSCDLTAEKKAQVNFKSQRTLAPNRATVSAQFHSSTKARNWAEAPGDLSSAFTIETPQPEAPALGPTAPSPAADPPPPQTSSDGAGVGGYPQQEHIQPMVPGWLYNDSLIPEMFKKVLQFTMTPGGIDTAKLYPILMSSGLPREALGQIWASANRTTPGMLTKEELYTVLALIGVAQSGLPAMNVEILSQFPSPPVPNLPALAMAMAPVIQHQHQQPMMTQPSVPVSMAMPAPTVMGRAPPAAPLPSAQPPTNFITNFPHVQGKADDDDFQDFQEAPRAGGGDQPFTEFQGESGETFPTTTSSLHQNSAPAILTPVSGSSSSSSDKYAVFKQLSVEEPPEPTQPASDFDGDKYSVFRQLEPPGDRKPVGEGFADFKSVSVDDGFTDFKTADSISPLEPSDQAKMFQPAFPPAFPNSQSLPQLQHQLHQQQPAVSLSQPKNPLNMADLDLFSSMAPIAPTPAEIKPSPFPSVPPSLVLPPGRAKPPGGGAEDFGDFSLFGPTSSSEAAPIGPDVGGGVAASHDDFADFMAFGSSGGEAKGEGLTSGEGRARGRGETTTTPQRPQQGSDKYDVFKQLSQEGGLAYDDNKHSAGGSFSSLRSEADDFTDFQSSKFCTALGASEKSLVDKVAAFKQGGKEDSASVKSLDLPSIGGSSVGKEDSEDALSVQLDMKLSDMGGDLKHVMSDSSLDLPGLSAHQPPATEGDDMKFDPFGTSAVSRLASYDWSEREECLSAQDQAKKHLVLDGVGVSSSFPSDVVHRKEMPFGSTENIPITHTCQTKITTFSTDDSVSTDSKFEAFADFGSCEPVGLGGDEDDDFGDFASTVSEKSDSPAAEPSSEVNLNEASDEFGAFHGDKAKFGKSDFLKASSQTKVKSSEEMIKSELATFDLSVQGSHKRSHSLGEKEIGRSPPSPAPEQPFRDRSSTLSEKKPALPVIRDKYKDLTGEVEESERYAYEWQRCLVSALQVITKANNTLNSISSSTVCTEVIQSAQGMEYLLGVVEVYRVTKRVELGIKATAVCSEKLQQLLKDISRVWNNLMGFMSLANLAPDESSLDFSSCILRHGIKNAKELACGVCLLNVDSRSKSKEETTIGRLFKRALAKDHDKRLRAFNSETDNFKLLYGGHQYHASCANFWINCVEPKPPGLILPDLL is encoded by the exons ATGGCCATGGGAATGCAGGCCCCTGGGATGCAGTTCATGGGCCAGCCACAGTTCATGAGCATGAGGGGCCCCGGGCCCCAGTACACTGCCGACATGCAGAAACAGATGGCCGAGGAACACCA gaAGCGTCTAGAGCAGCAGCAGCGGATgctggaggaggacaggaagaggaggcAGTTTGAGGAGCAGAAACAGAAGCTGAGGCTGCTGAGCAGCGTCAAACCCAAG GGACAGATGGGGGCGAGTCGGGACGACGCACTGGAGGCCATCAAAGGCAACCTGGACGGGTTCAGCAGAGACGCCAAGATGCACCCCACGCCATCCTCACACCCCAAGAAGCCAG ACTCATCGCCATCTCACTCTTCTGtcacctctcactccctcccccctGCTTTCCCCGATGACGAGTTTAGTGACTTTATGCAGGGTCCCTTAGATGCTTCTTCCtccttccccccctcctcccaggCCCATCCCCATTCTTTAGACCCAGGTCCTGGTCAGAGACCCTCCTCTGCCCCCTTCCCCCAGTCCCTCCCTGCCTCTATGTCCATTCTTACTGCCACCCAACACTCTACTGTCAACTCCAGCTCCCCATCTGCATTTCAAG GCCCGTCCCTGGAAGAGAAACTGTTCTCCTCGTGTGATTTAACGGCTGAAAAGAAGGCCCAGGTTAACTTTAAGTCCCAGAGGACCCTGGCCCCTAACCGAGCTACAGTCTCGGCCCAGTTTCATTCCAGCACCAAGGCCCGGAACTGGGCTGAGGCTCCTGGGGACCTGAGTTCTGCTTTCACTATAGAAACACCACAACCAGAGGCACCAGCACTGGGGCCCACAGCCCCCTCACCAGCAGCCGACCCCCCTCCTCCCCAAaccagtagtgatggtg CAGGTGTTGGTGGTTACCCTCAACAAGAGCACATCCAGCCCATGGTACCAGGCTGGCTCTACAACGACAGCCTCATCCCAG agatgttcaaaaAGGTCCTGCAGTTCACCATGACTCCGGGGGGCATCGACACAGCCAAGCTCTACCCCATCCTGATGTCCTCAGGCCTGCCTAGGGAAGCACTGGGCCAGATCTGGGCCTCAGCCAATCGCACCACGCCTGGCATGCTGACCAAGGAGGAGCTCTACACAGTCCTTGCTCTGATTGGTGTGGCACAG AGTGGTCTTCCAGCCATGAATGTGGAGATCCTGAGCCAGTTCCCCTCTCCCCCGGTGCCCAACCTGCCTGCCCTGGCCATGGCTATGGCCCCTGTCATCCAGCACCAACACCAGCAGCCCATGATGACTCagccctctgtccctgtgtccatGGCCATGCCTGCACCAACAGTCATGGGCAGggctcctcctgctgctccttTACCCTCGGCCCAACCACCCACCAACTTCATCACCAACTTCCCACATGTACAG GGGAAAGCAGACGATGATGACTTCCAGGACTTCCAGGAGGCCCCCAGGGCAGGAGGAGGGGATCAGCCCTTCACTGAGTTCCAGGGGGAGTCAGGGGAAACCTTCCCCACCACCACATCCTCTCTGCACCAGAACAG TGCTCCTGCCATTCTGACTCCGGTCTCTGGCTCCTCCTCGTCATCCTCTGATAAGTATGCTGTCTTCAAGCAGCTCTCTGTGGAGGAGCCTCCAGAGCCCACTCAGCCTGCCTCAG ATTTTGACGGAGACAAATACAGTGTGTTCCGACAGCTAGAGCCACCAGGTGACAGGAAACCAGTAG GGGAAGGATTTGCCGATTTCAAGTCTGTCAGTGTGGATGATGGCTTCACAGACTTTAAAACCGCCGACAGCATCTCTCCACTAGAACCTTCAGACCAGGCCAAAATGTTTCAGCCAGCATTCCCTCCTGCTTTCCCGAACTCTCAGTCTCTACCGCAACTACAACACCAgctacatcaacaacaaccagcagtctctctctctcagcctaaaAACCCTCTCAACATGGCTGACTTGGATCTCTTCTCCTCAATGGCTCCCATAGCCCCCACCCCTGCTGAGATCAAGCCCAGCCCcttcccctctgttcccccctccCTAGTGCTCCCACCAGGCAGGGCCAAGCCCCCCGGGGGTGGGGCCGAGGACTTTGGTGACTTTTCCCTTTTTGGCCCCACCTCCTCTTCGGAGGCTGCTCCTATTGGCCCTGATGTGGGAGGAGGTGTGGCAGCGTCTCATGATGACTTTGCAGACTTCATGGCTTTCGGCAGCTCTGGGGGGGAGGCCAAGGGTGAGGGGTTGACGTCTGGAGAGGGGAGGGcacgggggagaggagagaccaccACCACTCCACAGCGCCCCCAGCAGGGCTCTGACAAGTATGACGTGTTCAAGCAGCTGTCTCAGGAAGGAGGCCTGGCATATGACGACAACAAGCACAGCGCCGGCGGCTCGTTCTCTTCCCTCAGGAGCGAAGCAGATGACTTCACCGACTTCCAGTCGTCCAAGTTCTGCACAGCGCTGGGGGCCTCTGAGAAGAGCCTGGTGGATAAGGTGGCAGCCTTCAAACAAGGAGGCAAGGAGGACTCGGCTTCAGTCAAGTCCCTAGACCTCCCATCCATCGGGGGAAGCAGCGTGGGCAAGGAGGACTCTGAGGACGCTCTGTCAGTGCAGCTGGACATGAAGCTGTCAGACATGGGTGGAGACCTGAAGCACGTGATGTCAGACAGCTCTCTGGATCTGCCGGGCCTCTCGGCCCACCAACCCCCCGCCACAG AAGGAGACGACATGAAGTTTGACCCCTTCGGAACGTCAGCAGTCAGCAGGCTGGCCAGCTATGATTGGTCAGAAAGAGAGGAATGCCTGTCTGCTCAGGATCAGGCCAAGAAGCATCTGGTCCTGGACGGTGTTGGTgtttcctcctctttcccctcagaCGTAGTCCACAGGAAGGAGATGCCGTTCGGCAGCACAGAAAACATCCCCATCACACACACCTGCCAGACGAAGATCACCACCTTCTCAACAGACGATAGTGTGTCGACCGACAGCAAGTTTGAGGCCTTTGCTGACTTTGGATCTTGTGAGCCGGTAGGTTTGGGTGGGGATGAAGATGATGACTTTGGGGACTTTGCCAGCACTGTGTCGGAGAAGTCAGACTCCCCCGCGGCCGAGCCGAGCTCTGAGGTGAACCTGAACGAGGCCTCAGATGAGTTCGGGGCCTTTCATGGAGACAAGGCCAAGTTTGGGAAGTCAGACTTTCTGAAGGCCAGCTCTCAGACCAAGGTCAAGTCCAGTGAAGAGATGATCAAGAGCGAACTCGCCACCTTTGACCTCTCTGTACAAG GCTCCCACAAGCGTAGCCACAGTTTGGGGGAGAAGGAGATTGGGCGCTCGCCCCCCTCCCCGGCCCCGGAGCAGCCCTTCAGAGACCGCTCCAGCACCCTGAGTGAGAAGAAGCCTGCCCTGCCCGTCATCAGAGACAAGTACAAGGacctgactggggaggtggag GAGAGTGAGCGCTATGCATATGAGTGGCAGAGGTGTCTGGTGAGCGCTCTACAG GTCATCACTAAAGCCAACAACACCCTGAACAGCATCAGCAGCTCTACTGTTTGCACTGAGGTCATCCAGTCTGCTCAGGGCATGGAGTACCTGCTAG GTGTGGTGGAGGTGTACCGCGTGACCAAGCGTGTGGAGCTGGGTATCAAGGCCACAGCCGTGTGTTCTGAGAAGCTGCAGCAGCTGCTGAAGGACATCAGCCGCGTCTGGAACAACCTCATGGGCTTCATGTCCCTGGCCAACCTGGCG CCTGATGAGAGCTCGCTGGACTTCTCCTCCTGTATCCTGAGACACGGTATCAAGAACGCCAAGGAGCTGGCCTGTGGGGTGTGCCTGCTCAACGTGGACTCACGCAGCAAG AGCAAAGAAGAGACAACTATTGGACGTCTGTTTAAAAGA GCACTGGCTAAAGACCATGACAAGAGGTTAAGG GCTTTCAACTCAGAGACAGACAACTTCAAGCTGCTGTACGGGGGCCACCAGTACCACGCCAGCTGTGCCAATTTTTGGATTAACTGCGTGGAGCCCAAACCACCGGGCCTCATTCTGCCCGACCTGCTCTGA